The window TGCAAGTAGGAATCGGTGAAGGCGATTCACGACGCCGTGCAGAGGCGGGTGGGCTTGCTCACGAACAGGCGGCGCACCGGCCTCGTGAACTGGTCGGCAAACGAGATCTGCAGATCTTTCGGCAGCTTCGGCTGTCCCTTGGCGAGCTTGGCCTTGTAGCAGAGGAAGTGATCGACGCCGTGGTCGAACGAGTTGGGCGGCGTCGGAGCGGGGTTCGGCGACAGACTCTTGGCCGTCGGGACGAGGAGCAATTCCGGCTTCATACCCAGATCGAGCGCGATCGTGTGGAGCGCCGTGGTGACCTGGACGCCGGTGCGCTTCACGGGTTTCGGTTGCTGTGGCAAATGAACCGACTGGGTTCCCATCGACCGCAGCCTCTACGACGCCTGCCTCGATCTCCGAGACTACCGGGCGTGACGTTCCGAGGCGGGCGGGCGAGCGAAGTGCGCCGGTTACGACCTCACATCACCTCACGTGACTCGATGGGAGCGCTGTTGATCGCCGTTCACTAGAGCCATCGCCTAGTCCGACCCTCCGCTCCCGGTCAACTGCTTGAGGCTCGCGGACCATCGCATCGCCGCGCGTGCAAGGCTGGCTCGAGAACGTGTGCGCCGCGGGGCGCGGCCGGCGCGGCGGCGAGACGCGCCCGCCGCGTCGGGGCGGAATCCCTCTACGCAGCCCACTCCTTCAGCACGCGTCGCGCGATGCCGATGCGCTGGATCTCGGATGTGCCCTCGACGATCGTGTAGACGCGAACCATGCGGGAGACGCGCTCGAGCCCGGTCTCGAGCAGGCAACCAGTGCCGCCGTGGATCTGGATCGCCTCGTAGGCGGCCCGGTTCACCATTTCGGAGGCGTACAGCTTTACCATCGCGGCCTCCTTGCGGACGTCGAGCTTCCGATCCCACATCGCGGCGACCCTCGTCACCATGCTCTCCACCGCGAAGAGCTCGGTCGCCATGTCGGCGAGCTTCCATTGGATGCCCTGATTGTCGCCGATCGGTCGCCCGAATTGTCGCCGCTGCGCAGCGTAGGCGGCACTGGCGGCGAGCAGTCGACGGGCGATGCCAGCAGCACCGGCGCCGATCTTGATGCGATTCGCGTTGATCCAATCGAGCGCCAGTGCCAGCCCGTATCCTTCTTGGCCGAGGATGCTCGTCGTGGGCACCGCGCAGTCCTCGAACACGAGCTCGCCCTGGAAGCCGGTGAATCCCATGCAGGTGTGGACACGCCCGACGGAGAAACCCGGCGTGCCCTTGTCCACGAGGAAGCAGGTGATGCCGCCCATCGCGCCCCGCGTCTCGTCGGTCACGGCGAAGACCATCGCGAAATCGCACTGCGGGGCGTTGGTGATGATGTTCTTGGTCCCGTTCAACACGTAGCCGCCGTTCGCCCTCCGCGCCTGCAGGCGGAGGCCGCCCGCATCCGAGCCGGCCTCGGGCTCCGACAACGCGAAGCAGGTGGAGAGGTCGCCGCGTACGAGCGGTCGCAGATACTTCTCGCGCTGCCGCTCGTCGCAGGCGAGCAGGATCGACGACGGCCCGCCGGGCCCGCCCATCACGTCCTCGAAGAAGACGGTCTCGTGCGCCAGCGCTTCCATGTCGAGCGGCACCCGCTCGGAAAGCGAGAGTCCGCCTCCGCCCGCCTCGCACGGCATGTCGGAAGCGTACAGGCCGAGTTCGCGCGATCGCCGGCGCACTTTGCGCCGGAGTTCGACCGGCGGTGCGACGTCCGCCGACAAACGAGCCTCCTTCTCCAGCGGAATCACTTCGTCACGCAGGAACCGTCGCAACGTGTCCTTCAAAACCTCGATGTCATGCGTTCTCGTCGTCATGGTGCTCCTCCGATCCCGGGACCGCGGCATGCGTCGTCGCTGGCCCGAATGAAGAGAGCCCGGCGGATCCGGTTCGGGACCGCGCCGGGCTCTGGGTTCGCAACCTCTGGCCTCTCGTTCACACGTTGGAATGCCCGTCGGGCACGTCGCCGGGAGGGCCCGCGCGCCGCCGCCGGCCCTCCAACGGAATGCAATGGATGCGCTTGCAGCGGCGACAGAGGATCTCGACCCCCGCGGGAACCAGGCGGGCAACGAGATTGCCGCACAGGCACCGCGCGTCACGCGCTGCCGCCGACGTCACGCCGGCGTGCGCCCTGCCCTGGTCGCCAGCGAATCGAGAAAGAGGGTTCCCCATGCTTCCACCTTGGAGCGGTCGAGCTCGGCGTCGAGGCCGAGCATGTGGATCAAGTCGAAGGACAGGCCGATCGCCATGAAGTGCCAGGCAGCGATGCGCGCATCGACGCCGCGCCGGACGAGGCCGCGGGCCTTGCCCTCGTCGAGGGTGGCTTCGACGAAGCCCACCATGGCCCGGAAGTTGTCGCGCACCGTGCGGCGAATGGCGGGATCCTCGATCTCGGCGATTGCCTCGTAGAAGAGCCTGAGCACGGGCGAGCGCTCCCGCAGGTGATCGTAGTACCCGAGGCCGATCGCACGCAGGGCCTCGACCGGGTTCCGAGCCTCCGCGCCGACCTGGCGCCAGATCTCGAGCAGGCGCGTGCCCGTCGCCGCGAGCGTCTCGCGATAGAGATCGCGCTTGCCGGCGAAGTAGCGATAGAGGGCCGGCTCGGAGATCCCGGCTGCGCGGGCAATTTCCGCGGTACCGACCTTGGCGTAGTTCGATTTCGCAAAGACGGCACCGGCGACGTCGAGGATCTGCTGCCGCCGTTCCCCCGCGGTTCGTCGTGGAGCGCGGAGTACTTTCCGCTCGGGCCTTCGCATAGTGAGTATTCACTAACCTCATTTCCGATGTCGGTCAAGAGCTCATCGAATCCGGCGCCGACCAGGACTACCCGTCAGGGCGCAGGCGTCCTCTGAAGGCGCGCGAGGCCGGGCCCCCGACGTGACCGGCGTACCCGACTGGTCTACATAGGCGGGCCATGACCGTAGCCAAGGCGAAGCCCGGCGCTAGAACCAAGTCCGCCTTCGATATCCGCTTTGATGCGCAAAAGATCGCCTTCGCGCCCTTGATGTTCCAAGCGGCGCGATTGCTTCGTGACTTCGGCGTCCTCAAAGCCCTCGAAGCGAGCAAGGGCACGGGCCTGACGCCTGGTGAGGTGGCCAAACAAACCAACCTGTCGCACTACGGCGCGCGCGTGTTGCTCGAAGCTGGCCTGTCGATGGACCTGGTCGAGGCCGATGGCCACAACGAAGCGCGCTACAGCCTCAGCAAGACCGGCTGGGTGCTCGAGCACGACGAGATGACGCGCGTCAACATGGATTTCGTGCAGGACGTTTGTTACCGTGGCGCGTTCTTCTTGAGAGAGTCGTTCGAGCGGGGGCGCCCCGCCGGCCTCGAGGTCTTCGGCGAGTGGCCGACGGTCTACGAAGCCCTCTCCCAACTGCCGGCGCACGTGCAAAAGAGCTGGTTCGCCTTCGATCACTACTATTCGGACCCGGCGTTTCAGCAGGCCCTCCCACGGGTATTCGCCGACAAGCCGAAGCGTTTGCTCGACGTCGGCGCCAATACCGGCAAGTTCGCGGTGCTCTGCGCCAAGCACGACCCCCTGGTCGCCGTCACCATCCTCGACTTGCCCGGCCAGCTCGCCAAGGCCGACGCCAACGTCAGGGCGGCGGGGCTCGGTGGTCGGGTCGTCGGGCATCCGCTCAACTTGCTCGATCACGCCACGGCCTTTCCGGAGGGCTTCGACGCCGTGTGGATGAGCCAGTTCCTCTGCTGCTTTCCCGAGTCGGATGTCGTGCAGTTGATCCGTCGCGCCGGCGCGGCGCTCGCCCCCGGGGGCTCGCTGTGGATTCTCGACACGTATTGGGACGAGCAAGAAAACACCGTGGCGACCTACTGCCTACACGCCAGCTCTCTGTATTTCACCTGCATCGCCAACGGCACCAGTCGCATGTACCACTCCGACGACATGCGCGCCTGCGTGCGAGAAGCCGGCCTGCGCATCGTCGACGAAAGACGCACCCTCGGCATCTCGCACACGCTCTTCCAGTGCCAGAAGGCGTAGAGCTGCACCGATCACCGAGGCGCCGCGCTCGTTGCCCGAACCGCCGCGCGCGGTCGCGGCCGCGGGATTCGTGGCGCGCGGTCTGGCGATCTCCGGAGCGTGAAGCCCTACGGCAGCGTCGTCCCTTGCCGACCGGTAGCGGGACCGACCTGCGGCGCCGTATCGCCGGATTGCAGCACGCCGGCGAATTCCGCGGCATACGGCTCGAACAGCCGGCGGACAGAGCCGGCGTCGAGCCCGAACTGCTCCAGGGAATACAGGTGCCGCCCGTGCCTGTTCTGGGGATGGGTGGCCAGGTAGGTGGACATCGCCGTTTCGGCCTGTGGCGAGAGCTCATCGCCGAACCGCTCGTAGATTCGCCGCACGGCGCCGAGCGGATCGCGAACCAGCTCGCGATATCCGAGGTCGAAGAAGCGGCCCGAGCCGAGCTCGCGGCGAACCGCGATCGCGCGAAGGATGTCGCCGAGGGATTCCTGCACGAGCTGCTCGGAGAGGCGGTGTACGTCCACGCGGCGCATGACCATGCTGCGCAAAGTGGCCCTCAGGCTGCAGGCGGAAGGCAGCACCTCGAGCGGATCGCGATGAAGCTGGACGATGCACGCGTCGGGGAACGCCGCCAGCAAGGCATCCAGGTAGTGCAGGTGGACCGGAGACTTCAGCAGCCAGCGCTCGCCGCGACAATGCCACTGCAGGAGCTGGAGCTGCCTGCGATAGTAGCGGTAGACCGTATGCATGTCGCAGCGGGTGAGCCACTCGTCGTAGCCGGGCACGAAGAATCCCCAGGAGTACTGCACACCGGCAAAGCTGTTCGCCAGCAGGGGATAGCATTCCTCCGGAAGGTCGACGCCGAACTCGTGGATCGCAGCCAGATCCGGAAGAAGGTGGTCGAGTACGCGCAGATGCCGGCGAGCCGTGCGCCGGCGAGGATCGTTGTCGCGGGTGGCACGATCGGGCGGCGGCGACGGCGTATGGGCTTCCCAGAACGACAGCCACCGGTGGCGCCCGTCGCAGGCGAGCAGGTTGAACAGCAGCGTCGTTCCGGTTCGGGGTAGCCCCAGGATGAACAGGGGACGCTCGAGCCGCTCGTCCAGAATCTCCGGCCAACGCTTCCAGTCGCTCTCGAGGCGCAGCCGGTTGACGAGGCCGCTCATGATGAGCTGCCGCGCCCGGGAGCGACCGAAAGGATGCAGATCCGCTTCGGTCTCGAGCGAGCGGATCAGCAGCGCGAGCGGCTCGCGGAAGTCGTCGTTCCCGAGATCGTCCAGGCCCGTCTTCCGCCTGGCAGCCGCGCACAGCACGTCCGCCTCGAGGTCCGCGAGCCGTACGCCGCAGCGCTCGAGGCTCCCGGCGGTCGCGTTGAAAGCGCGCACGGGCCATCGGGCGACCGACGATTCGTACCGAACCTCACGTTGGGGGAGCGGCTCGCTCATACGTCGGGGTCGGACGTTCCGCCGAGCTGCGGTTCACCGCAGCGACCGAAGAAGGTGATCCGACCTGACGTCGATCACTGTGATTCCTGCGCTCTGTACGCGCTCGCGTGGCCGGGTCGGGCACGGCCTCTCGTGTCAGATCGAGCTTCCCGAGAAGAACCCGCACTCGTAGCCCATAGTCACCACCGGTCGCCATCGAGGACGGCGCCCCGGCGCGACCGCCGCCGCCCGGCAGAGCCTCACGGGGCGGCGCGTGCCTCGATCCGGATCGGCGTCAGCCACGGCTTGCCGTCCTTCGTCTGCACGATTCCGGTCACGGCAACCGGCCGCTTGGCTGTGCAGACGTCGCCGAACTTCTCGTTCACGTCGTTGGCCGCGAGCCAGAACTGCTTCGGCTCCGAGCCATCCTCGACCAGGAGCACGTTCTGGCAGTGATCGAGGCCCGCGACCTTCAGCGTGCATTTGGCGCACACGATGTCGCCGGAAAGAGTGACGGAGCCCGGCGCATCGTCCGCTACGGAAGCGGATACGGCGACCACGAGCGCCGCGCACAGAGCCACCATCGTCATGAAGCCATTCAAGTCGGTGCGCATCGGCCCTCCTTCGATCTCCGTATCACCGCGTCGGCACGGCATGCCAGCTTCGCGTAGGTGCGGACGACGGCGTCGCCGATCTAAAAACCGCGATGCGGTCCGGCGATGAGACGCGGTCCGCCCGGAGCGCCGGGGATCGGCCGGGAACCCGCACCGCCCGGTGCCATCGGAACATGCGCTTGACTGCTGTCCGAATTCGAGATGGTGTGCCCGCATGACCGACCTTCCGCACGTTCGCGTG is drawn from Deltaproteobacteria bacterium and contains these coding sequences:
- a CDS encoding acyl-CoA dehydrogenase family protein, which codes for MTTRTHDIEVLKDTLRRFLRDEVIPLEKEARLSADVAPPVELRRKVRRRSRELGLYASDMPCEAGGGGLSLSERVPLDMEALAHETVFFEDVMGGPGGPSSILLACDERQREKYLRPLVRGDLSTCFALSEPEAGSDAGGLRLQARRANGGYVLNGTKNIITNAPQCDFAMVFAVTDETRGAMGGITCFLVDKGTPGFSVGRVHTCMGFTGFQGELVFEDCAVPTTSILGQEGYGLALALDWINANRIKIGAGAAGIARRLLAASAAYAAQRRQFGRPIGDNQGIQWKLADMATELFAVESMVTRVAAMWDRKLDVRKEAAMVKLYASEMVNRAAYEAIQIHGGTGCLLETGLERVSRMVRVYTIVEGTSEIQRIGIARRVLKEWAA
- a CDS encoding TetR/AcrR family transcriptional regulator; translated protein: MRRPERKVLRAPRRTAGERRQQILDVAGAVFAKSNYAKVGTAEIARAAGISEPALYRYFAGKRDLYRETLAATGTRLLEIWRQVGAEARNPVEALRAIGLGYYDHLRERSPVLRLFYEAIAEIEDPAIRRTVRDNFRAMVGFVEATLDEGKARGLVRRGVDARIAAWHFMAIGLSFDLIHMLGLDAELDRSKVEAWGTLFLDSLATRAGRTPA
- a CDS encoding class I SAM-dependent methyltransferase is translated as MTVAKAKPGARTKSAFDIRFDAQKIAFAPLMFQAARLLRDFGVLKALEASKGTGLTPGEVAKQTNLSHYGARVLLEAGLSMDLVEADGHNEARYSLSKTGWVLEHDEMTRVNMDFVQDVCYRGAFFLRESFERGRPAGLEVFGEWPTVYEALSQLPAHVQKSWFAFDHYYSDPAFQQALPRVFADKPKRLLDVGANTGKFAVLCAKHDPLVAVTILDLPGQLAKADANVRAAGLGGRVVGHPLNLLDHATAFPEGFDAVWMSQFLCCFPESDVVQLIRRAGAALAPGGSLWILDTYWDEQENTVATYCLHASSLYFTCIANGTSRMYHSDDMRACVREAGLRIVDERRTLGISHTLFQCQKA
- a CDS encoding sulfotransferase: MSEPLPQREVRYESSVARWPVRAFNATAGSLERCGVRLADLEADVLCAAARRKTGLDDLGNDDFREPLALLIRSLETEADLHPFGRSRARQLIMSGLVNRLRLESDWKRWPEILDERLERPLFILGLPRTGTTLLFNLLACDGRHRWLSFWEAHTPSPPPDRATRDNDPRRRTARRHLRVLDHLLPDLAAIHEFGVDLPEECYPLLANSFAGVQYSWGFFVPGYDEWLTRCDMHTVYRYYRRQLQLLQWHCRGERWLLKSPVHLHYLDALLAAFPDACIVQLHRDPLEVLPSACSLRATLRSMVMRRVDVHRLSEQLVQESLGDILRAIAVRRELGSGRFFDLGYRELVRDPLGAVRRIYERFGDELSPQAETAMSTYLATHPQNRHGRHLYSLEQFGLDAGSVRRLFEPYAAEFAGVLQSGDTAPQVGPATGRQGTTLP